From Salinibacterium sp. ZJ450, one genomic window encodes:
- a CDS encoding SRPBCC domain-containing protein, with translation MTDGLMITRTFDAPREYVYEAWTRPEYFSIWFGTDAIDVPLETLSMDVRVGGSWTAVMRLPDGNQIHWVGEYTEVEPPERLAFTITDEPSEPAGAPVTVEFAKVPGGTRMTLVQSRDHLTDEQVELTVIGYNGFFDSMEKVLDERL, from the coding sequence ATGACTGATGGACTGATGATCACCCGCACCTTCGACGCACCCCGCGAGTACGTCTACGAGGCGTGGACCCGGCCGGAATACTTCTCGATCTGGTTCGGCACCGACGCGATCGACGTGCCGCTTGAGACGCTGTCTATGGACGTGCGCGTCGGCGGCAGCTGGACCGCGGTGATGCGCCTTCCCGACGGCAATCAGATCCATTGGGTCGGCGAGTACACCGAGGTCGAGCCGCCCGAGCGCCTCGCCTTCACGATCACCGATGAGCCCTCCGAGCCCGCCGGCGCCCCAGTGACCGTCGAGTTCGCCAAGGTCCCGGGCGGCACCAGAATGACGCTGGTGCAAAGTCGCGATCACCTCACCGACGAACAGGTCGAGCTGACGGTGATCGGCTACAACGGCTTCTTTGATTCCATGGAGAAAGTTCTCGACGAACGCCTGTGA
- a CDS encoding NAD(P)/FAD-dependent oxidoreductase, translating into MSEEYDVVVIGAGPAGLSASLNLVRARRRVLLLDSNRPRHSATLVSHGFLTRDNTPPAELRRLGREEYLAYPEAEHQLARVESVTALEEPGEHVYSSDTHTTGSTGLFEITAKGINGQSDRTVRTKTVLLATGLKETLPKLPSIRSFYGMGLFSCVACDGYEYSDRPIALIGEESDIAWRALLIAQWSHHLTVFTNGADAITEGQAELLADRGVRIERRRIADVEGDRSGVSGIRLVDGETVPVVGGFVRPRWDAHLEFVSTMELETDGWGLVSIDRDGRTSHAGVYAAGDITSPGPQQLIVAAGAGGRVAATINRDLIGIPTAHRR; encoded by the coding sequence GTGAGTGAGGAGTACGACGTTGTCGTCATCGGGGCGGGTCCGGCTGGTCTCTCTGCGTCGCTCAACCTGGTGCGCGCCCGACGCCGCGTGCTGCTGCTCGACAGCAACCGGCCGCGGCACTCCGCGACGCTGGTCTCGCACGGCTTCCTGACCCGCGACAACACCCCGCCCGCCGAGCTGCGCCGGCTCGGCCGCGAGGAGTACCTCGCCTACCCGGAGGCCGAGCACCAGCTGGCCAGGGTGGAGTCGGTCACCGCGCTTGAGGAGCCGGGGGAGCACGTCTACTCCAGCGACACTCACACCACCGGTTCGACCGGGTTGTTCGAGATCACCGCGAAGGGCATCAACGGCCAGTCCGACCGCACCGTGCGCACGAAGACGGTGTTGCTCGCGACCGGGCTGAAGGAGACGCTGCCGAAGTTGCCCAGCATCCGCTCCTTCTATGGGATGGGGCTGTTCAGCTGCGTGGCCTGCGACGGCTATGAATACAGCGACCGGCCGATCGCGCTGATCGGCGAGGAGAGCGACATTGCCTGGCGGGCGCTGCTGATCGCGCAGTGGAGTCACCACCTCACCGTGTTCACCAACGGCGCCGACGCCATCACCGAGGGCCAGGCCGAGCTGCTCGCCGACCGGGGCGTGCGGATCGAGCGGCGCAGGATCGCGGATGTCGAGGGCGACCGTAGCGGCGTCAGCGGCATCCGTCTGGTGGATGGCGAGACCGTGCCGGTCGTCGGCGGCTTCGTGCGGCCCCGCTGGGACGCCCACCTCGAGTTCGTGTCCACGATGGAGCTGGAGACCGACGGCTGGGGCCTCGTTTCCATCGACCGCGATGGTCGCACCAGCCACGCCGGCGTCTATGCCGCGGGCGACATCACCTCGCCGGGACCGCAGCAGCTCATCGTCGCCGCCGGTGCCGGGGGACGCGTCGCGGCAACGATCAACCGCGACCTGATCGGTATTCCGACGGCCCACCGCCGCTAG
- the gltX gene encoding glutamate--tRNA ligase yields the protein MSASFSTATGSDVRVRFCPSPTGTPHVGLIRTALFNWAYARHTGGKMIFRIEDTDAARDSEESYLQLLDALRWLGMDWDEGIDVGGPHGPYRQSQRQDVYAEVIEKLKATGLLYESFATAEEIEARNLANGRDPKQGYDNFERELSDERKAAHRAEGRHPALRLRVPDTDLSFTDLVRGEITFPAGSFTDFVVVRPNGIPLYTFVNPVDDALMGITHVLRGEDLLSSTPRQIALYSALIEVGVAESIPQFGHLPYVMGEGNKKLSKRDPQANLFHHRDRGFIPEGLLNYLALLGWGISADRDVFSVDEMIAAFDVEDVNPNPARFDQKKAESINGDHIRMLEASDFAERLLPYLTDIVDSGSDRVLLAKAAPLIQERIQVLSEARGMLGFLFTADDAISYDDDALKGLGDDPAATVAASVTALSAVEDWSTESIEAALRTALVDGLGLKPRLAFGPVRTGISGRRVSPPLFESMELLGKESSLARLTSFKDTL from the coding sequence ATGTCTGCTTCCTTCTCCACCGCCACTGGTTCCGATGTTCGCGTGCGTTTCTGCCCGTCTCCGACCGGCACTCCGCACGTCGGACTCATCCGCACCGCCCTGTTCAACTGGGCGTACGCCCGGCACACCGGCGGCAAGATGATCTTCCGTATCGAAGACACCGACGCCGCCCGCGACAGTGAGGAGAGCTACCTACAGCTGCTCGACGCGCTGCGCTGGCTCGGTATGGACTGGGACGAGGGCATCGACGTCGGCGGTCCGCACGGCCCGTACCGGCAGTCGCAGCGGCAGGATGTCTACGCCGAGGTGATCGAGAAGCTGAAGGCCACCGGCCTGCTCTACGAATCCTTCGCCACCGCGGAGGAGATCGAGGCCCGCAACCTCGCGAACGGCCGCGACCCCAAGCAGGGCTACGACAACTTCGAGCGCGAGCTCAGCGACGAGCGGAAGGCCGCACACCGCGCGGAAGGCCGCCACCCGGCGCTGCGGCTGCGGGTGCCGGACACCGACCTCTCCTTCACCGACCTGGTGCGCGGCGAGATCACCTTCCCGGCGGGCAGCTTCACCGACTTCGTGGTGGTGCGGCCGAACGGCATCCCGCTGTACACCTTCGTGAACCCGGTCGATGACGCGCTGATGGGCATCACCCACGTGCTCCGCGGCGAAGACCTGCTGTCGTCGACCCCGCGTCAGATCGCGCTGTACAGCGCCCTGATCGAGGTGGGCGTCGCCGAGTCCATCCCGCAGTTCGGCCACCTGCCCTACGTGATGGGGGAGGGCAACAAGAAGCTCTCCAAGCGTGACCCGCAGGCGAACCTGTTCCACCACCGCGACCGCGGCTTCATCCCCGAGGGTCTGCTCAACTACCTCGCGCTGCTTGGCTGGGGCATCTCTGCCGACCGCGACGTGTTCAGCGTCGACGAGATGATCGCCGCGTTCGACGTCGAGGACGTCAACCCGAACCCCGCCCGCTTCGACCAGAAGAAGGCAGAGTCGATCAACGGCGACCACATCCGGATGCTGGAAGCCTCCGACTTCGCCGAACGTCTGCTGCCCTACCTGACCGACATCGTCGACAGCGGTTCCGACCGGGTGCTGCTCGCCAAGGCCGCGCCGCTGATCCAGGAGCGCATCCAGGTGCTCAGCGAGGCGCGCGGCATGCTCGGCTTCCTGTTCACCGCGGATGACGCGATCAGCTACGACGACGACGCGCTGAAGGGCCTCGGCGACGATCCGGCAGCCACGGTCGCGGCATCCGTCACCGCCCTGTCGGCAGTCGAGGACTGGAGCACCGAGTCGATCGAGGCCGCGTTGCGCACCGCACTCGTCGACGGGCTCGGGCTCAAGCCGCGGCTCGCGTTCGGCCCGGTGCGTACCGGCATCTCCGGACGCCGGGTCAGCCCGCCGCTGTTCGAATCCATGGAACTGCTCGGCAAGGAATCGTCGCTCGCGCGTCTGACGAGTTTCAAGGACACCCTGTGA
- a CDS encoding PadR family transcriptional regulator has product MTADVGTQLRKGVVEYCVLGLLAREPMYGWQLAEPLTAHGMIASIGTLYPVLGRLREKGLVSSFDRDSDSGPVRKYYRLTSAGSQQLELFRQQWAPFTDTVTNLVGGTDG; this is encoded by the coding sequence ATGACAGCGGATGTCGGCACCCAACTGCGCAAGGGAGTGGTGGAGTACTGCGTACTCGGCCTGCTCGCGCGGGAGCCGATGTACGGCTGGCAACTGGCCGAGCCGCTCACCGCCCACGGCATGATCGCCAGCATCGGCACGCTGTACCCGGTGCTGGGCCGACTGCGTGAGAAGGGGCTGGTGAGCTCGTTCGATCGGGATTCCGATTCCGGGCCGGTGCGCAAGTACTACCGCTTGACGAGTGCCGGCAGCCAGCAGCTCGAGCTGTTCCGGCAGCAGTGGGCGCCGTTCACCGACACCGTTACCAACCTGGTCGGAGGGACCGATGGCTGA
- a CDS encoding ABC transporter permease yields the protein MSIASIAADSGTMITRSVRHTLRNFDALLISVILPVMLLLIFTYVFGGAISPDTEYINYVVPGIILLCGGYSASMTAISVTKDMTEGIVDRFRTMSMAASAVLTGHVTASVLRNFASTGIVMGLAVVLGFRPTGGPLEWLGALGVLALFILAMSWLAAMFGLIAKSVEAASGFSFGILFLPYVSSAFVPVETLPEWLRPIAEHQPITPVNETVRGLLFGLPIGDYLLPAVLWCLGIMLVAVVASVLLWRKSARR from the coding sequence ATGAGCATCGCCAGCATCGCCGCCGACAGCGGCACCATGATCACCCGCAGCGTGCGGCATACGTTGCGCAACTTCGACGCACTGCTGATCAGCGTGATCCTGCCGGTCATGCTGTTGCTGATCTTCACCTACGTCTTCGGCGGGGCGATCAGCCCGGACACTGAGTACATCAACTACGTCGTGCCCGGCATCATCCTGCTCTGCGGCGGCTACAGCGCGTCGATGACCGCGATCTCGGTGACCAAGGACATGACCGAGGGCATCGTCGACCGGTTCCGCACGATGAGCATGGCGGCATCGGCGGTGCTCACTGGACATGTCACCGCGAGCGTGCTGCGCAACTTCGCCTCGACGGGGATCGTGATGGGCCTGGCGGTAGTGCTCGGCTTCCGGCCGACCGGCGGCCCGCTCGAGTGGCTGGGCGCGCTCGGCGTGCTCGCGCTGTTCATCCTCGCCATGTCCTGGCTCGCCGCGATGTTCGGCCTGATCGCGAAGAGCGTCGAGGCGGCGTCGGGCTTCAGCTTCGGCATCCTGTTCCTGCCCTATGTCTCGAGCGCGTTCGTGCCGGTCGAGACGCTGCCCGAGTGGCTGCGGCCGATCGCCGAGCACCAGCCGATCACGCCGGTGAACGAGACGGTGCGCGGGCTGCTGTTCGGGCTGCCGATCGGGGACTACCTGCTGCCGGCGGTGCTCTGGTGCCTCGGCATCATGCTGGTCGCGGTCGTCGCCTCGGTGCTGCTCTGGCGCAAGTCGGCGCGGCGGTAG
- a CDS encoding ATP-binding cassette domain-containing protein produces the protein MAIIELSGVTKAFGRNEVLAGVDLEVERGTVFALLGPNGAGKTTTVNIMSTLVRPDAGTVQVNGHDVLTDAAGVRRSISLTGQFAAVDGLLTARENLVMMGRLNRLSGRAARDRAAELLAQFDLVGAQDRRVSTYSGGMRRRLDIAISLIAAPPVVFLDEPTTGLDPRSRQDVWETVEELVGDGTTVLLTTQYLEEADRLADRIAVIDQGRIIAEGTAGELKSRVGADQVEVTWLDGSTERIPTDGSIGELRGILDQLETRGLGIADIGIRKPTLDDVFLALTDSRAPAPATELEGALA, from the coding sequence ATGGCGATCATCGAATTGAGCGGGGTGACCAAGGCGTTCGGACGGAACGAGGTGCTCGCCGGCGTCGACCTCGAGGTGGAGCGCGGCACCGTGTTCGCGCTGCTCGGGCCGAACGGAGCGGGCAAGACCACCACCGTGAACATCATGTCGACGCTCGTGCGACCGGATGCCGGAACCGTGCAGGTGAACGGTCACGATGTGCTGACGGATGCCGCGGGCGTGCGCCGCTCGATCAGCCTCACCGGGCAGTTCGCCGCGGTCGACGGGCTGCTCACCGCCCGGGAGAACCTGGTGATGATGGGCCGGCTGAACCGGTTGTCCGGGCGCGCGGCCCGCGACCGCGCCGCGGAGTTACTCGCCCAGTTCGACCTCGTCGGCGCCCAGGACCGGCGGGTGTCCACGTACTCCGGCGGCATGCGCCGGCGGCTCGACATTGCGATCAGCCTGATCGCGGCGCCACCGGTGGTGTTCCTCGACGAGCCGACCACCGGGCTGGACCCGCGCAGCCGGCAGGACGTCTGGGAGACCGTGGAAGAACTCGTCGGCGACGGCACCACCGTGCTGCTCACCACGCAGTACCTCGAGGAGGCCGATCGCCTCGCCGACCGGATCGCGGTCATCGACCAGGGCCGGATCATCGCCGAGGGCACCGCGGGCGAGCTGAAGTCCCGGGTCGGTGCCGACCAGGTCGAGGTGACCTGGCTGGACGGTTCGACCGAGCGGATCCCGACCGACGGCAGCATCGGCGAACTCCGCGGCATCCTGGACCAACTCGAGACGCGCGGTCTGGGCATCGCCGACATTGGTATCCGCAAGCCCACCCTGGACGACGTCTTCCTCGCCCTCACCGACAGCCGCGCACCCGCGCCCGCCACCGAACTCGAAGGAGCCCTGGCATGA
- a CDS encoding TetR/AcrR family transcriptional regulator has translation MTDTQQLPHELRVAWGLDAAATRGPKPGLSIHRILQAGIELADEQGLAAISMASVAKRLGFTSMSLYRYVESKDELLRLMADAAIELPPALAAGSGWRAGLAVWTRAIIAHYRDHPWVLELPITGAPVLPNNLAVMELGLSALEQTPLVPQEKLATILLLSGYARNEAMLAAQLTQGRAQSGLTPDEAGQQYAAALGLLVTAERFPALAKLAASGVFTQPSDVDFPPEMTQFGLDRILDGIDAHIARLRTS, from the coding sequence GTGACCGATACGCAGCAGCTCCCGCACGAACTCCGCGTCGCGTGGGGGCTGGACGCCGCGGCGACTCGCGGCCCGAAGCCGGGCCTCAGCATCCACCGGATCCTGCAAGCGGGGATCGAACTGGCCGACGAGCAGGGGCTGGCGGCGATCTCGATGGCGAGCGTCGCGAAGCGGCTCGGGTTCACTTCGATGTCGCTCTACCGTTACGTCGAGTCGAAGGACGAGCTGCTGCGGCTGATGGCCGACGCCGCAATCGAGCTGCCCCCCGCGCTGGCCGCCGGCTCAGGGTGGCGGGCGGGGCTCGCCGTCTGGACGCGGGCCATCATCGCGCACTACCGCGACCACCCCTGGGTGTTGGAACTGCCGATCACCGGCGCCCCGGTGCTGCCGAACAACCTTGCGGTGATGGAGCTCGGCCTCTCCGCGCTGGAGCAGACGCCGCTGGTGCCCCAGGAGAAGCTCGCGACGATCCTGCTGCTCAGTGGCTACGCGCGGAACGAGGCGATGCTCGCGGCGCAGCTCACGCAGGGGCGCGCGCAGAGCGGGCTCACCCCCGACGAGGCAGGGCAGCAGTACGCGGCCGCGCTCGGGCTGCTGGTCACCGCCGAGCGCTTTCCGGCGCTCGCGAAGCTGGCGGCATCCGGAGTGTTCACCCAGCCGAGTGACGTCGACTTCCCACCCGAGATGACGCAGTTCGGCCTCGACCGCATCCTCGACGGCATCGACGCGCACATCGCCCGCCTGCGGACTTCCTAG
- a CDS encoding YeiH family protein codes for MRATLPGLAAAAVAAAAAWAVHAAVPAIPLLTASVVLGILAGQLPALRPALDGPLSTGLSLASKRLMRIGIVLLGLKLSLGDIAELGWLAIALVVLIVLITFGLTWLLGRLLRLPGHEPLLVAAGFSICGASAIGAVASVTRSKPAEQATPVALVTLFGTLAIAVLPVLQHPLGLGSEQFGAWVGASVHDVGQVVATAQTAGSAALAVAIVVKLTRVLMLAPLTAAVSLAVRRRGGGGALPPIVPLFVAGFIAAVLVRSWLPVPELVLLGADLLQTVLLAMALFALGAAIRFEKLARSGWRAAVVGLASWVAIAGMALVAVQTAGG; via the coding sequence ATGCGCGCCACACTCCCCGGTCTCGCCGCCGCCGCAGTAGCGGCCGCGGCGGCCTGGGCCGTGCACGCCGCGGTCCCCGCGATCCCGCTGCTGACGGCATCCGTCGTGCTCGGCATCCTCGCCGGCCAGCTGCCTGCGCTGCGCCCCGCGCTCGACGGCCCGCTCAGCACGGGCCTCTCGCTCGCCTCGAAGCGGCTGATGCGGATCGGCATCGTGCTGCTCGGCCTGAAGCTGAGCCTCGGCGACATCGCCGAGCTCGGCTGGCTGGCGATTGCCTTGGTGGTGCTGATCGTGCTGATCACGTTCGGCCTCACCTGGCTGCTCGGTCGGCTCTTGCGGCTGCCCGGGCACGAGCCGCTGCTGGTCGCGGCGGGGTTCTCGATCTGCGGTGCCTCCGCGATCGGAGCCGTGGCGTCGGTCACCCGCAGCAAGCCGGCGGAACAGGCCACCCCGGTTGCCCTGGTCACCCTGTTCGGCACGCTCGCCATCGCCGTGCTGCCGGTGTTGCAGCATCCGCTCGGCCTCGGAAGTGAGCAGTTCGGCGCCTGGGTCGGCGCCAGCGTGCACGATGTCGGCCAGGTGGTCGCCACGGCGCAGACCGCAGGGTCGGCCGCCCTCGCGGTGGCGATCGTCGTCAAGCTGACCCGAGTGCTGATGCTCGCACCGCTCACCGCGGCGGTGTCGCTGGCTGTGCGTCGCCGCGGTGGCGGGGGAGCGTTGCCTCCGATCGTGCCGTTGTTCGTGGCCGGCTTCATCGCGGCGGTGCTGGTGCGCAGCTGGCTGCCGGTTCCCGAGCTCGTGCTGCTGGGCGCCGATCTGCTGCAGACGGTACTGCTGGCGATGGCCCTGTTCGCGCTCGGCGCGGCGATCCGGTTCGAGAAGCTCGCGCGCTCCGGCTGGCGGGCCGCGGTCGTGGGCCTCGCCTCGTGGGTGGCGATCGCCGGCATGGCCCTGGTCGCGGTGCAGACCGCGGGCGGGTAG
- a CDS encoding fumarylacetoacetate hydrolase family protein — MKIARFSKDGDPRFGILDGDELVVLTGDPMFSGYETTGERVPLADAKLLAPVIPRSKVVCVGLNYAEHRSEMAIDAPTSPLIFLKPNTSIIGPGEAIQIPPVEGRIVHEGELAVVIGKIAKQVKAENALDYVFGYTIANDVSARDQMFADGQWARAKGYDTFCPIGPVIETELDTSDLEITTHVDGELRRHGRTSDLLHKVPELIEYISDVWTLLPGDLILTGTPAGLGGFVDGQTVSITIDGIGTLENPARNR; from the coding sequence GTGAAGATCGCGCGATTCAGTAAGGACGGCGACCCGCGTTTCGGGATCCTCGACGGCGACGAGCTGGTGGTACTGACCGGCGACCCGATGTTCTCGGGGTACGAGACCACGGGGGAGCGGGTTCCCCTCGCTGACGCGAAACTGCTGGCACCGGTCATCCCGCGCTCGAAGGTGGTCTGCGTTGGCCTGAACTACGCCGAGCACCGCTCGGAGATGGCGATCGACGCCCCCACCAGCCCGCTGATCTTCCTCAAGCCGAACACATCGATCATCGGGCCGGGCGAGGCCATCCAGATTCCCCCAGTGGAGGGACGGATCGTGCACGAGGGTGAGCTGGCCGTGGTGATCGGCAAGATCGCCAAGCAGGTCAAGGCCGAGAACGCCCTGGACTACGTCTTCGGCTACACCATCGCGAACGACGTCTCGGCTCGCGACCAGATGTTCGCCGACGGACAGTGGGCGCGGGCGAAGGGGTACGACACGTTCTGCCCGATCGGTCCGGTGATCGAGACCGAGCTCGACACCAGCGACCTCGAGATCACCACCCACGTGGACGGCGAACTACGCCGGCACGGACGCACGTCCGACCTGCTGCACAAGGTGCCAGAGCTGATCGAATACATTTCGGATGTCTGGACCTTGCTGCCGGGCGACCTGATCCTGACCGGCACGCCCGCCGGCCTCGGCGGTTTCGTCGACGGCCAGACCGTGTCGATCACGATCGACGGCATCGGCACGCTGGAGAACCCGGCGAGAAACCGGTAG
- a CDS encoding branched-chain amino acid aminotransferase — protein sequence MDAPIASATDLEFAVTKNLAAKGAAERAAILADPGFGTHFTDHMVDICWSAKGGWHRPRVQPYGPISLDPAAAVLHYGQEIFEGMKAYRHADGSIWTFRPEANAARFNRSARRLALPELPEEYFIDAIKQLIAVDGDWVPDAPDTSLYLRPFMFAKEAFLGVRPANKVAFYVIASPAGAYFHGGVAPVSIWLSTTFSRAGRGGTGAAKTGGNYAASLLPQAEAYEQGCDQVLFLDDVEHKYIEELGGMNIVFVYKDGTLVTPESESILDGVTRNSILQLATDRGYTVERRKIAIDEWKSGVESGDIVEVFACGTAAVVSPIAMLKTADYEIGSADAAPGELTMSLRQELTDIQYGRVEDRHGWLTRLDA from the coding sequence ATGGACGCCCCCATCGCCTCAGCCACAGATCTCGAGTTCGCCGTGACGAAGAACCTCGCCGCGAAGGGTGCCGCCGAACGGGCCGCGATCCTTGCCGACCCCGGGTTCGGCACGCACTTCACCGACCACATGGTCGATATCTGCTGGTCGGCGAAGGGCGGATGGCACCGTCCCCGCGTGCAGCCGTACGGGCCGATCTCGCTCGACCCTGCCGCCGCGGTACTGCACTACGGCCAGGAGATCTTCGAGGGGATGAAGGCCTACCGCCACGCGGACGGGTCGATCTGGACCTTCCGCCCGGAGGCGAACGCCGCCCGCTTCAACCGGTCGGCTCGCCGGCTCGCGCTGCCGGAGCTGCCCGAGGAGTACTTCATCGACGCGATCAAGCAGCTGATCGCCGTGGACGGCGACTGGGTGCCCGACGCCCCGGACACCAGCCTGTACCTGCGCCCGTTCATGTTCGCCAAGGAGGCGTTCCTCGGGGTTCGCCCGGCGAACAAGGTAGCGTTCTACGTGATCGCCAGCCCGGCCGGCGCCTACTTCCACGGCGGCGTTGCCCCGGTGTCGATCTGGCTGTCCACCACGTTCTCCCGCGCTGGCCGCGGCGGCACCGGAGCCGCGAAGACCGGCGGCAACTACGCCGCGTCGTTGCTGCCCCAGGCCGAGGCGTACGAGCAGGGCTGCGACCAGGTGCTGTTCCTCGATGACGTCGAGCACAAGTACATCGAAGAGCTCGGTGGCATGAACATCGTGTTCGTCTACAAGGACGGCACCCTGGTCACGCCGGAGTCGGAGAGCATCCTCGACGGTGTCACCCGCAACTCGATCCTGCAGCTGGCCACCGACCGCGGCTACACGGTTGAGCGCCGCAAGATCGCGATCGACGAGTGGAAGTCGGGAGTGGAGTCCGGCGACATCGTCGAGGTCTTTGCCTGCGGTACCGCAGCGGTCGTGTCGCCGATCGCGATGCTGAAGACCGCCGACTACGAGATCGGCTCCGCCGACGCTGCCCCCGGTGAACTGACGATGTCGCTGCGCCAGGAGCTCACCGACATCCAGTACGGGCGGGTCGAAGACCGCCACGGCTGGCTGACGCGCCTCGACGCCTAA
- a CDS encoding 3-isopropylmalate dehydrogenase, with translation MSRTIDLAVIPGDGIGPEVISEALKVLHAAVPEDVTVDVTEYPFGAAHYLATGEILTDDSLAALKKHEAILLGAVGGDPRDPRLAGGIIERGLLLKLRFALDHYVNLRPTTLFPGVSSPLATPGAVDFVVVREGTEGPYVGNGGAIRVGTPHEVANEVSVNTAFGVERVVRFAFETANRRPAKKLTLVHKTNVLVHAGGLWQRTVDAVAAEYPDVAVDYLHIDAVTIFLVTNPGRFDTIVTDNLFGDIITDLAGAISGGIGLAASGNINPDGAFPSMFEPVHGSAPDIAGQQKADPTAAILSVALLLENLGLADAAARVSASVTDDLAARGSEARSTAQVGDAIAAAVARTSAHAVTQK, from the coding sequence ATGTCTCGAACCATTGATCTCGCAGTGATTCCCGGCGACGGAATCGGCCCGGAAGTCATCTCAGAAGCCCTCAAGGTGCTGCACGCCGCCGTGCCAGAGGACGTCACGGTGGACGTCACCGAGTACCCCTTCGGGGCTGCCCACTACCTGGCAACTGGCGAAATCCTCACCGACGACAGCCTGGCCGCGCTGAAGAAGCACGAAGCGATTCTGCTCGGCGCCGTCGGCGGTGACCCGCGCGACCCACGCCTTGCTGGCGGCATCATCGAGCGCGGACTGCTGCTGAAGCTCCGCTTCGCCCTGGACCACTACGTGAACCTGCGCCCCACCACCCTGTTCCCGGGCGTGTCGTCGCCGCTCGCCACACCGGGCGCGGTCGACTTTGTCGTGGTGCGTGAGGGCACAGAGGGCCCGTACGTGGGCAACGGCGGCGCCATCCGTGTCGGAACGCCGCACGAGGTGGCCAACGAGGTGAGCGTCAACACGGCATTCGGGGTGGAGCGCGTGGTGCGCTTCGCGTTCGAGACGGCGAACCGGCGCCCTGCCAAGAAGTTGACCCTGGTGCACAAGACCAACGTGCTCGTGCACGCGGGCGGACTCTGGCAGCGCACCGTCGACGCCGTGGCCGCCGAATACCCGGACGTCGCGGTCGACTACCTGCACATCGACGCGGTGACGATTTTTCTGGTCACGAATCCGGGTAGATTTGACACCATCGTCACGGACAACCTCTTCGGCGACATCATCACAGACCTGGCAGGCGCAATCAGCGGCGGCATCGGTCTGGCAGCCTCAGGCAACATCAACCCGGATGGCGCCTTCCCCAGCATGTTTGAGCCGGTTCACGGTTCCGCGCCCGACATTGCCGGCCAGCAGAAGGCTGACCCGACCGCAGCGATCCTCTCGGTCGCGCTGCTGCTCGAGAACCTCGGACTCGCGGATGCCGCAGCCCGAGTGAGCGCGTCGGTGACCGACGACCTGGCCGCGCGCGGCAGCGAGGCTCGGTCGACCGCACAGGTCGGCGACGCCATCGCGGCAGCGGTCGCCCGCACCTCGGCTCACGCCGTGACACAGAAGTAA
- a CDS encoding DUF6458 family protein gives MSIGFGVFLFVVGAILAFAVNVEFDWIALSTVGWILMAAGVITVIIGIVLLARRRQSISTTRSAVDPASGEQVTRRENLSDPL, from the coding sequence ATGAGTATTGGATTTGGAGTCTTCCTGTTTGTTGTCGGCGCGATCTTGGCATTCGCCGTCAACGTCGAATTCGACTGGATCGCACTGTCGACCGTCGGCTGGATCTTGATGGCCGCGGGCGTGATCACGGTGATCATCGGGATCGTCCTTCTGGCGCGCCGTCGCCAGTCCATCAGCACCACCCGCTCCGCGGTTGACCCCGCGAGCGGCGAGCAGGTGACGCGTCGCGAGAACCTCAGCGATCCGCTGTAA